Below is a window of Streptomyces qaidamensis DNA.
TCGGAGCTGGAGCGGGCGGACGTCTTCCACGTCATGGCCACCACCCGCCACGACACCGTGGTCACCCGCTGGGCGATCGACCATCCCGTCCATGACTTGTTCAACGGTCTTGCCCGGCAGAAATGGAAGCGCCGTTCCTGCGGCACCGGGGCTCACGGCCCGCGGATCTACGACTGGGCACGCGTCGAGGTCCGGCCCTGGCACCGACCCGACCGCCGCCACTGGGTCCTCGCCCGCCGCAGCGTGAGCCGACCCGGGGAGATCTCTTACTACATCGCCTACTGCCCGGTTGAGGCAACGCTTGACGACCTGATCCGCATCGCGGGCAGCAGGTGGGCCATCGAGGAGTGCTTTCAGAGCGCGAAACAGGAATGCGGCCTGGACGACTACCAGGTCCGCCGCTATCCCGGCTGGCACCGGCACATGACCCTGGCCATGGCTGCCCACGCCTGCCTGACCGTCCTGCGAGCCCGCGAGCTGGACGCCGGGAAAGCAGAAACGGATCCTCCCAGCTCATCCACCTCAGCCTCGCCGAGATACGACGGCTGATCACCCGCCTCACCGACCGCCGACCCACACCCGTCGAGCACATCCTGCACTGGTCGACCTGGCGCCGACGACGACAGCACCAGGCCCGCACCAGCCACTACAAACGACGCGGACACAGCCCCTGAACTGGCCATCAGTCACGGCAAGCACCGTTGCAGTACTAGCCCGGGAGGCCGGCGAGCCACTCGATCAGGAGCCGGTTGGTGTCGGCGGGACGCTCCTGCTGAACGAAGTGACCGCAGCCGTCCAGAAGGTGCGAGCCCCTCAGCCCGGGCAGCGTGTTCGGGTACGCCTCGATCGCGTCGGCCAGCCAGGTCGTGGACGCGTCCAGGGTGCCTCCGATGAACAGCGACGGCTGGGTGACAGGGGCACCGGCGAAGTCCGCCAGGTCCCGCCAGTCGCGGTCCATGTTCCGGTACCGGTTCAGCGCCCCCGTCAGTCCGGTGCGTTCGAACTCCGCGGCGTAGACGTCGAGATCGGCCTCACTCAGCCACTCCGGCAGGCGGCCGACGGGGAACCGGTCGCGCAACCGGCTGCCACGGGCCACGAAATGGGGGTCGGCCTCGGGCAGCGTGTCCGCCGACAGGGCCGCGTAGAAGCCCGCGAGCCAGCCGCGCACGTCGGGCTCGATCTCCGCCTCGGCCCGGCACGGCTCCTGGAAGTAGGAGACGTAGAACTCCTCGTCACCCCCCATCCGCGCGAAGACCTCACTCGGTCTCGGCCCACCGGGCGGGGTGTAGGGCACGCTCAGCAGCCCCACCGCGCGGAAGATCTCCGGCCGGACCAGCGCGGAGGTCGCCGCGATGGTCGCGCCCCAGTCGTGCCCGACGAGCACGGCGGACGGCTCGCCCAGCGCCTCCACCACGGCGACGTTGTCCTCCACCAGCTCGAGCATCCGGTACGCGTCTGCCTCCGGGGGCCGGGACGAGCGCCCGTAGCCGCGTACGTCCACGGCGACCGCGCGGTAGCCGGCCGCTGCCAGAGCGGGCAACTGATGGCGCCAGGCGTACCAGGACTCGGGGAACCCGTGCAGCAGGAGGACGAGCGGTCCGGCGCCCTGCTCCACGAGGTGGGTCCGGCCGGCCGGTGTGGGCACCAGGCGATGTGTGCGGTCGGCGGCGGACGTCTGCGGCATGGATCCTCCCGCGATCCGGTGGGGTGCTCGGTCCCACCGATCATCCAGCGCCCGCCGCGCCGCACGCCAAGCCGGTTGCCGGATCGGCAAAAGGCTCAGCCGTGGTAGGTGATGTACCCGTTGCCGTCCGCGTCGGAGCCGCGCTTGGTGTACGAGTGGACGTCGGCACGGCTGCCGGACGGCTTGTACACGTAGATCGTGTCCTTGTCGTTGTTCCACATGAAGTTGCAGTTGTCGCGGTAGACGACGTTCTTGGTGTCGGAGTCGGCCCCGTTGCCGCCGCGCAGCTTCACGTAGTCACCCGGCTGAAGGGTGTGGCTCGCGGTGAAGGTGAACTTGTTCCCCGCCGCGTCCTTCACGACGTACCCCTTGAGGTTCACCGTCGTGGAGCGCGAGTAGTTCTTGATGGTCAGGTACTCCTCGGCGGTGTTCCCGCCCGAGCAGCGGTTCGAGTCGCGGCCGGGAGCGTCGTACTGGATGCCCCGGATCTTCAGAGCGGAGTCGTACTCGGCGGCCTGGGCCGGAACCGCCGACAGGGCGGTCAGGGCCCCGGCGGCGAGAGCCGTGGTGGCGACAAGGCGTATGCGCATGGACGTTCGTCCCCCCTGCATGGCCTTCAGGTGAAGGCGATGTGATGGTTCGGTGAAGCATCCGGATCGTACATGCTTCAAGTACGCAGGAGGGCGGGTCCGGTGACATTGCCACCGAACCCGCCCCGCGGGAGGTAAAACGTCAGGTGTGAAGCGTCAGGCGCCGCTGGCCCGCAGCATGTCCTCGCGCTCGACGATCTTCACGCGCTCGCGGCCCTCGGGCTCGCCCAGAGCCTTCTCCGCGGCGTCCAGCTTGTACCAGCCGTCCCAGGTGGTGAAGCGGATGTCGCGCTCGGCGAGGAACGCGTCCACGGCCTCGGGGTCCGGCGCGGCGGGCGTGTGCAGCCTGCCGCCCGCGTAGTCCTCCAGCAGGTTCTTCACCGTCTCGTTGGCGTCGCCCTTGGTGTGCCCGATCAGGCCGATGGGGCCGCGCCGGATCCAGCCGGTGACGTACGTGGACTGCAGGTGCTCGCCCGACTCCTGCACGACCCGGCCGCCCTCGTCCGGAACGGTGCCCGAGTCGATGTCCCAGGGCAGCTTGGGGAGTTTGTCGGACAGGTAGCCCACCGCGCGGTACACCGCGCCGACGTCCCAGGTGTTGAACGTGCCGGTGCCCTTGACGTTGCCGGTGCCGTCGAGTTCCGTGCGCTCGGTGCGCAGGCCCACGACCTTGCCGTCCTCGCCGAGGACCTCGACCGGCGACTCGAAGAAGTGCAGGAAGAGCTTGTGGGGCCGGTCGCCGGCGTCGCGGATCGCCCAGTTCTCCAGGGTCTTGGCGACCATGTCGGCCTGCTTGTTGCCGCGCCGCGTGGTGATCGAGCCCTCGTCGTAGTCGATGTCCTCGGGGTCGACGATGACCTCGATGTTGGGGGAGTGGTCCAGCTCCCGCAGCTCCATCGGGCTGAACTTCGCCTGTGCCGGGCCGCGTCGGCCGAAGACGTGGATCTCCTTGGCCCGGTTCGCCTTCAGGCCCTCGTAGACGTTCGCCGGGATCTCGGTGGGCAGCAGTTCGTCCGCCGTCTTGGCCAGGACGCGCGCGACGTCGAGTGCCACGTTGCCGACGCCGAGCACGGCGACCTTCTCCGCCTCCAGCGGCCAGGTGCGCGGCACGTCCGGGTGGCCGTCGTACCAGGACACGAAGTCCGCGGCGCCGTACGAGCCGTCCAGGTCGATGCCCGGCAGCGAGAGCGCCCGGTCGGCCGTCGCGCCGGTGGCGAAGATCACGCCGTCGTAGAACGCGCGCAGGTCGTCCAGACCGATGTCGGTGCCGTAGTCGACGTTGCCGAAGAGCCGGATCTGCGGTTTGTCGAGCACCTGGTGCAGGGCCGTGATGATGCCCTTGATCCGCGGGTGGTCGGGGGCGACGCCGTAACGGATCAGACCGAACGGCGCCGGCATGCGCTCGAAGATGTCGATGGAAACGCCGGGTTCGGCGGCCACCTCGGACTTGAGCAGGGCGTCGGCGGCGTAGATCCCGGCGGGGCCGGATCCGACGATGGCTACCCGCAGGGGGCGGGGCATGGTCAGGTTCCCTTCGAGCGGCGACAAGCGATCTCGACGGGAAGCCTAAACTAAGGCATGCCTAAGTCGGTACGAGGGTCCGGTCTATGAGCTCATAAGGCTACTTTATGGGCGGTCCACGGTCCCGCTTATGGCAGGGGCTGCTCCGCCCAGATCACCTTCCCGGCGGGCAGGTAGCGCGTCCCCCAGCGTTCCGCGAGCTGCGCGACCAGGAAGAGGCCACGCCCGCCCTCGTCCGTCATGGTCGCGTACCGCAGGTGCGGTGAGGTGCTGCTGCTGTCGAACACCTCGCAGATCAGGTTGCGGTCGCGCAGCATCCTGACGCGTATGGGTCCGCCGCCGTACCGCAGCGCGTTGGTGACCAGCTCGCTCAGGATCAGCTCCGTGCTGAACGTCAGCTCGTCCAGGCCCCACTCGGTCAGCTGCCGGCTCACCGCCGCCCTCACCTCGCCCACGGCCGCCGGATCGGCCGGCACCGGCCACTCGGCGACCTGGCCGGGGGCCACCGCCCGGGTGCGCGCGACGATCAGCGCGATGTCGTCGCTGGAGCGGGCCGTGAGCTGCGAGTCGAGCACCACCCGGCAGGTGTCCTCCGGCGACTGCCCCGCCCGGCCCAGTGCCGCGCGCAGCATCTCCAGACCCACGTCGATGTCCCGCTCCCGGTCCTCGACCAGCCCGTCGGTGTAGAGGACGAGCCGGCTGCCCTCGGCCAGCTCCAGCTCCGCCGTCTCGAACGGCAGGCCGCCGAGTCCCAGCGGGGGACCGGCGGGCACGTCGGGATACTCCACCGTGCCGTCCGGGTGGATCAGCGCCGGCGGGGGATGCCCGGCCCGCGCGACGGTGCAGCGCCGGGACACCGGGTCGTAGACGGCGTACAGACAGGTCGCGCCGGTGACCGGGGCGCTGCCCTCGTCCTCCGTCTCGTCCTGGTCGATGCGGCCGACCAACTCGTCCAGCAGGGCGATCAGTTCCTCGGGCGGCAGATCGAGGGCGGAGAAGTTGTGCACCGCGGTGCGCAGCCGCCCCATCGTGGCCGCGGCGTGCAGACCGTGACCGACGACGTCCCCGACCACGAGCGCCACCCTGGCCCCCGACAGCGGCAGCACGTCGAACCAGTCACCGCCCACCCCGGCCTGAGCCGGCAGATAGCGGTAGGCGATCTCCAGGGCGCCCTGCTCCGGCAGGTTGCGGGGGAGCAGGCTGCGCTGGAGCGTCACCGCCATGCTGTGCTCGCGGGTGTAGCGGCGCGCGTTGTCGATGGAGACGGCGGCCCGTGCGACCAGTTCCTCGGCCAGGGCCAGCTCGTCCGCGTCGAAGGGCTCCGGCTTCTCACAGCGCCAGAAGCTGACCACGCCCAGCACCAGGGTGCCGGCCCGCAGCGGCACCGTGATCAGCGAGTGGATGCCGTACGCGATGATCTGGGCCGAGCGCTCCAGGTCCTGTGCCTGCCAGCCGGAGGCCTCACACAGCCGGGGTTCCAGGACGGGACCGCCGGTGGCGAGACTGCGGCCCTGTGCAGAGGACTCGACGAACCTGATCCGCTCGCCGACCGGGTAGAGCGGCGCGTCCTTGCGGATCCCGCTCACCGCCGTCCGGCTGAGCGAGGCCGCCGCGTTCGGCTGCCCGCCGCCCAGCACCGCGTCGAACAGGTCCACGGTGACGAAGTCGGCGAACCGCGGCACGGCCAGCTCGGTCAGCTCCTCGGCCGTACGGGTCACGTCCAGACTGGTGCCGATGCCCACTCCGGCGTCGTACAGCATGTTGAGCCGTTCCCGCGCGGTCTCGGCCCGCCCGGACAGCGCCCGCAGTTCCGTGGAGTCGCGCAGGGTGGCGACGCTGCCGGGCGGCACCCCCGCACGGTCCGTCGTCCGCTGGTTGACGGCGAGGAGCCGGTCCCCGACGAGGTGCACCTCGTCCGTGGCGACGCGTCCGGAGGCCAGCAGGTCGGCGGTGCCCGGGTCGAGACCGAGACCGAGGACGTGCCGGCCCTCGGCGTCGGCGGGCAGCCCGAGCAGCCGGTGCGCCTCGTCGTTGGCGAGGACCAGGGTGCCCCCGTCGTCGACGATGAGCACCCCCTCCCGGACGGCGTGCAGCACGGCGTCGTGATGTTCGTACATCCGGGTCATCTCGTGCGGACCGAGCCCGTGGGTCTGGCGCAGCAGCCGCCGGCTCACCAGTGCGGCACCCGCTGTCGCCAGGACGAGCGCCACCGCGGCCGCCGTGAGCACGAGCGGCAGCTGGCGGTCGGCGGTGCCGCCGACGTTCTTGGTCGTGATCCCCGCCGAGACCAGGCCCACGACCCGGCCGTCCGGGTCCTTCACCGGCACCACGGCCTGCACGAGCGGGCCGATGGTGCCCTCGATCTCCTCGGTGAACGACTGCCCGGCCAGCGCCGGCGCGAGCGTCCCGACGAACTTCTTCCCGATCCGGTCCGTCCTGGGATGGGTGTAGCGGACCCCCTCGGTGCTCATGACGACGACGAAGTCGACCTTCGACCGCTCCCGGGCGGCCTCGGCCCGGGGCTGGAGCACGGCGGTGGGATCAGGGCCCTGCAGCGCTTCGACGGTGCCCGGCGCGTTGGCGAAGGTCTCCGCGACGGCGAGCGAACGGTTGCGGGCCTCCTGCGTCGTGTCGTGCCGCACCTGCAGCACCAGTGCCACCACGGCCGCCACGACCAGCAGCAGCACGATCACCACGACGAGCAGGAACACCTGTCCGGCGACGCTGCGTCCGCCCAGCACCGACCGCAGCCCCGCCCCCGGTTGCCACCGTGGCGAGCCCGCCTCCCACCGCTGCCGTGCCGACGGCGCAGCGCCGGGCCGCAGGGGCGATCGAGTCCCGGATCGACCCAAGAGTCGGACCATGTGCCATGTCTACACTGCCCGGCCTCGCGAGGCGAGGGGCATCACCCATGGTGACAGGGGGTCCTCACCGTTTCGTCACGTCTGCGGGTCTGACGTGCTCGCCACCCACCCGTGGACGTGCGACCTGCCTACCGGAGAACGTACGGCAGCCTCACGCGCCCAGCGAGCGGGCCAGCTCGGTCGTGGCCCGGGCGATCTCGCCGTCCTCGTCCGCCATCAGCCGGCCCAGCTCACCGCGCCGGGACCGCACCGCCTGGCGCGCCGCACGCTCCCACACCACCGGGTTCTCCCGATGGTTCAGCAGCTTCGGATAGACGGCGGCGGTGCTCTCCCACTGCCGTGCGTCGGCGATGTTCTTGAGGAGCCGGATGATCTGGGCGCGGCAGGTCACCTGCGGCAGCTTCGCCAGCTCCCACAGGAACGGAACCGTGGCCGCGGTCGCCTGCTCCACCACGAAACCGAACTGACAGATCCGTTTCCGCAGGTCGTCGAGGGCGGAACGGGCGGCGTCGGCGTCACCCCCCGCGATGCCGGTGAGCAACTGGGGGATGGCCGCCGCCGAACCGGTGGAGTCCTGGATATCGCCCCACGGCACGCGGTCCAGTGCTGTGAGCGGCGTGTTCCGGGCCGGGGCGTCGGGGCGCTGGGGACGCTCGCCGCTCGGGTGTTCCGTCGAAGCGCTGCGCATGGCGAGAGGCCTTTCCGCGGCAGTCGGTGTCAGATGGGTGGACAGGGGGTGGCCGGCCGGGTCGACATCCTGGCCCAGACCGTCTTGCCCGCCGGGGGGCTGGGGGCCCAGCCCCACTCCTCGGACAGGGCGTCGACGATGCACAGCCCCCGGCCGTGCTCCTCCAGGGCGATGCCCGCCGGCCGGTACACGGGCGGGTGGTCGTCGAGGTCGGAGACGGTAACCAGCAGGTGGCCGGGGTCCAGGAGGAATCCGAGCCGGATCTCCGGCACGCCCGGCGCGTTCGAGGCTCTCGGCGCCGCGTGCGTCGCGGCGTTGGCGGTGAGCTCGGTGATGACGAGGGTCGCATCGTCGCAGCGGTGGCCGAGCGACCAGCCGTGCAGGGTGTCGCGGGTGAAGGAGCGGGCTCGTGCGAACCCCTCCCGGCTGCACTCGACCCGCAGTACGGCCGAGGCGGACAGGACACCCGAGAACTGCGGCAGTGTCTGCGGCACCGAGGGCGGAGCCCCGTACGGCGAGGCCGTGTGCGGGCCGGCCGGGAAGGCGTGGTCCGCCGCGGGTGCGCCTGCGTGCGCCGCAGCCTCACTCGGCGGCCGGAGCACGTGCTGCGCAGGTGATGACACGGCATCTCCCCGATGCGACGTCAGGACGCGGCGCCAGCCCGGGGGTTGACGCCGCAGCTATTATCCACGCTGAAGGCGCTCGCGTGCAATTGCACGAGAAATTGCGTGAGAATCAAGCCGTTGTGGGTACGCAAGCCGGGACGAGTGCGGTCGAAGGGACGTGCCCGCCACTCGTCCGGACGGCCGGGCACACCGTGCGCGGCGGGGAACGAGAACAGCGAGGAGACTGCGGTGCCACCAGTGCAGAACGGAGTGCGGGCAAGCTCGTTGGAAGCCTGCTGGATGAAGAGCCGGCACAGCAACGCCGAGGGCAACTGCGTCGAAGTCGCCCCCCTCGTCGACGGCGGGATCGCCCTGCGCAACTCCCGCGACCCCGACGGGCCCGCCCTCGTCTACACGTCGGCGGAGGTGGCGGCCTTCCTGGCCGGGGCGAAGGACGGCGAGTTCGACCACCTGCTGTGAGGAACGGTCCTGTTCGTGCCCGGCGCGTGATGCCCTCGGGGAGAAGCGGAGTTCAACTCCCCACTTTCGCGGGGGCCTTGCGGGCGGATGCGTGAAGACCCGGTGAAGTGCGATAGTGTAAGTCGCCCTTGTGCCGGTCTGCTGGGAGTCAGGATGTCCGCCGCGTCGCATCGCATCTCCCGTCTGGAACCCTACCTGGACAGGCGCGAGCCGGCGCCGACACTGCTGAAGATGCTGGTCGGTGTGCAGCTCGCCGGCTTCCGCGAGGACGCCGGGCTCGCCCAGGACCAGGCGGCGCGCGCTGTCGGGTTCAGTGCCGCGAAGTTGTCCCGCATCGAGTCGGGCAAGGGCCGCCGCCCGCCGACGGAGAACGACGTCCGTGCCCTGCTGGAGCTGTACGGCACCGACGACTACGAAGTCTCCGTGCTGCTCAAGCTGTTGCAGCGGGCCGGCGAGCCCGGCTGGTGGCAGCGGTACGACAAGCGGCTGATGCCCGAGTGGTTCGACCGGCTGGTCGGGCTGCAGGAGGCCGCCGCCACCATTCGTACCTTCGAGATCCAGTACGTGCCCGGCCTGTTGCAGACACCCGCCTACACCCGGGCCGTGGTGGAGCGGGGCCTGCCGAACGCGCCTGCGAGCGAGGTGGAGCGTCGCGTCGAACTGCGCAGGCACCGGGCCCGGTTGCTGTCGCGGGCCGACGCCCCGCAGCTGTGGGCGATCATCGACGAGTCCGTGCTGCTGCGCGTCCTGGGCAGCACCGATGTGATGCGGGAGCAGCTCACGCACCTCGTGGAGATGGCTGGACGCTCCAATGTGACGTTGCAGATCGTGCCGTTGAGCGTCACCAACGCCTC
It encodes the following:
- a CDS encoding ATP-binding protein codes for the protein MSSPAQHVLRPPSEAAAHAGAPAADHAFPAGPHTASPYGAPPSVPQTLPQFSGVLSASAVLRVECSREGFARARSFTRDTLHGWSLGHRCDDATLVITELTANAATHAAPRASNAPGVPEIRLGFLLDPGHLLVTVSDLDDHPPVYRPAGIALEEHGRGLCIVDALSEEWGWAPSPPAGKTVWARMSTRPATPCPPI
- a CDS encoding DUF397 domain-containing protein, giving the protein MPPVQNGVRASSLEACWMKSRHSNAEGNCVEVAPLVDGGIALRNSRDPDGPALVYTSAEVAAFLAGAKDGEFDHLL
- a CDS encoding FAD-dependent oxidoreductase translates to MPRPLRVAIVGSGPAGIYAADALLKSEVAAEPGVSIDIFERMPAPFGLIRYGVAPDHPRIKGIITALHQVLDKPQIRLFGNVDYGTDIGLDDLRAFYDGVIFATGATADRALSLPGIDLDGSYGAADFVSWYDGHPDVPRTWPLEAEKVAVLGVGNVALDVARVLAKTADELLPTEIPANVYEGLKANRAKEIHVFGRRGPAQAKFSPMELRELDHSPNIEVIVDPEDIDYDEGSITTRRGNKQADMVAKTLENWAIRDAGDRPHKLFLHFFESPVEVLGEDGKVVGLRTERTELDGTGNVKGTGTFNTWDVGAVYRAVGYLSDKLPKLPWDIDSGTVPDEGGRVVQESGEHLQSTYVTGWIRRGPIGLIGHTKGDANETVKNLLEDYAGGRLHTPAAPDPEAVDAFLAERDIRFTTWDGWYKLDAAEKALGEPEGRERVKIVEREDMLRASGA
- a CDS encoding SpoIIE family protein phosphatase/ATP-binding protein — translated: MVRLLGRSGTRSPLRPGAAPSARQRWEAGSPRWQPGAGLRSVLGGRSVAGQVFLLVVVIVLLLVVAAVVALVLQVRHDTTQEARNRSLAVAETFANAPGTVEALQGPDPTAVLQPRAEAARERSKVDFVVVMSTEGVRYTHPRTDRIGKKFVGTLAPALAGQSFTEEIEGTIGPLVQAVVPVKDPDGRVVGLVSAGITTKNVGGTADRQLPLVLTAAAVALVLATAGAALVSRRLLRQTHGLGPHEMTRMYEHHDAVLHAVREGVLIVDDGGTLVLANDEAHRLLGLPADAEGRHVLGLGLDPGTADLLASGRVATDEVHLVGDRLLAVNQRTTDRAGVPPGSVATLRDSTELRALSGRAETARERLNMLYDAGVGIGTSLDVTRTAEELTELAVPRFADFVTVDLFDAVLGGGQPNAAASLSRTAVSGIRKDAPLYPVGERIRFVESSAQGRSLATGGPVLEPRLCEASGWQAQDLERSAQIIAYGIHSLITVPLRAGTLVLGVVSFWRCEKPEPFDADELALAEELVARAAVSIDNARRYTREHSMAVTLQRSLLPRNLPEQGALEIAYRYLPAQAGVGGDWFDVLPLSGARVALVVGDVVGHGLHAAATMGRLRTAVHNFSALDLPPEELIALLDELVGRIDQDETEDEGSAPVTGATCLYAVYDPVSRRCTVARAGHPPPALIHPDGTVEYPDVPAGPPLGLGGLPFETAELELAEGSRLVLYTDGLVEDRERDIDVGLEMLRAALGRAGQSPEDTCRVVLDSQLTARSSDDIALIVARTRAVAPGQVAEWPVPADPAAVGEVRAAVSRQLTEWGLDELTFSTELILSELVTNALRYGGGPIRVRMLRDRNLICEVFDSSSTSPHLRYATMTDEGGRGLFLVAQLAERWGTRYLPAGKVIWAEQPLP
- a CDS encoding alpha/beta hydrolase; this translates as MPQTSAADRTHRLVPTPAGRTHLVEQGAGPLVLLLHGFPESWYAWRHQLPALAAAGYRAVAVDVRGYGRSSRPPEADAYRMLELVEDNVAVVEALGEPSAVLVGHDWGATIAATSALVRPEIFRAVGLLSVPYTPPGGPRPSEVFARMGGDEEFYVSYFQEPCRAEAEIEPDVRGWLAGFYAALSADTLPEADPHFVARGSRLRDRFPVGRLPEWLSEADLDVYAAEFERTGLTGALNRYRNMDRDWRDLADFAGAPVTQPSLFIGGTLDASTTWLADAIEAYPNTLPGLRGSHLLDGCGHFVQQERPADTNRLLIEWLAGLPG
- a CDS encoding lamin tail domain-containing protein is translated as MRIRLVATTALAAGALTALSAVPAQAAEYDSALKIRGIQYDAPGRDSNRCSGGNTAEEYLTIKNYSRSTTVNLKGYVVKDAAGNKFTFTASHTLQPGDYVKLRGGNGADSDTKNVVYRDNCNFMWNNDKDTIYVYKPSGSRADVHSYTKRGSDADGNGYITYHG
- a CDS encoding helix-turn-helix domain-containing protein, encoding MSAASHRISRLEPYLDRREPAPTLLKMLVGVQLAGFREDAGLAQDQAARAVGFSAAKLSRIESGKGRRPPTENDVRALLELYGTDDYEVSVLLKLLQRAGEPGWWQRYDKRLMPEWFDRLVGLQEAAATIRTFEIQYVPGLLQTPAYTRAVVERGLPNAPASEVERRVELRRHRARLLSRADAPQLWAIIDESVLLRVLGSTDVMREQLTHLVEMAGRSNVTLQIVPLSVTNASAPAIPITYLRFGGLDLPDVVYLEHIKSANFLEDRDETEEYRIALDRLADEALKPRDSMELLRQTMEQRYP